A single genomic interval of Ignavibacteriales bacterium harbors:
- a CDS encoding mobile mystery protein A yields MKDLNKKLMIEQLDRKFEKLAVLKDLEISPKGWINAIRTGLNMSLVQLAKRLKITSVSVKEIEQREIDKGISLKKLTEVAEVLNCHFVYAFIPKDGSLTKMIEKRAFEVAKEIVLRTSHTMKLEDQENSEERIIKAIADRAEKIKNEMPKYLWD; encoded by the coding sequence ATGAAAGACTTAAATAAAAAATTAATGATTGAACAATTAGATAGAAAGTTCGAAAAACTGGCTGTATTGAAAGATTTGGAAATTTCGCCTAAGGGTTGGATAAATGCTATTCGAACCGGATTAAATATGTCCCTGGTTCAACTTGCTAAACGGCTTAAAATAACTTCTGTTTCGGTTAAAGAGATTGAACAACGCGAAATAGACAAAGGTATTTCACTTAAAAAATTAACGGAAGTAGCTGAGGTGCTCAATTGCCATTTTGTTTATGCATTTATTCCTAAAGATGGATCATTGACAAAGATGATTGAAAAACGTGCGTTTGAAGTTGCTAAAGAAATTGTTCTTAGAACTTCGCACACAATGAAGCTTGAAGACCAGGAAAATTCTGAAGAGAGAATTATAAAAGCTATTGCAGACAGAGCAGAAAAAATTAAAAACGAAATGCCGAAGTATTTATGGGATTAG
- a CDS encoding mobile mystery protein B: MGLDFDYSEGQTPLDEDEKEGLLIPTVTTRGELDEFEQLGVEKANEWLLARKLSVNKILTEEFVKDLHKRMFSDIWEWAGEFRKTNKNIGVDKIMIGIELKNILDDCNCWIENKVLPEDEIAVRLSHRMVSIHPFANGNGRHSRLMADVLINKGFGKSYFTWGSQSLTKESEARSAYIKALREADNLDYKSLIKFARS; this comes from the coding sequence ATGGGATTAGACTTCGATTATTCTGAAGGACAAACTCCTCTTGATGAAGATGAGAAGGAAGGATTACTAATTCCTACAGTAACTACCCGTGGTGAACTGGATGAGTTTGAACAGCTTGGGGTTGAAAAAGCAAATGAATGGCTATTAGCCAGAAAGTTAAGTGTCAATAAAATCCTTACAGAAGAATTTGTGAAAGATTTACACAAAAGAATGTTCAGCGATATATGGGAATGGGCTGGTGAATTCAGAAAGACAAATAAGAATATTGGTGTTGATAAAATTATGATTGGGATAGAATTAAAAAATATTCTTGATGATTGTAACTGCTGGATTGAAAATAAAGTTTTGCCCGAAGATGAAATTGCTGTGCGATTAAGTCATCGTATGGTATCAATTCATCCATTTGCAAACGGCAATGGGAGGCATTCTCGTTTAATGGCAGATGTGTTAATTAATAAAGGATTCGGCAAATCATATTTTACATGGGGCAGTCAAAGTCTTACAAAAGAAAGTGAAGCACGAAGCGCATACATAAAAGCACTTAGAGAGGCAGATAATCTGGATTATAAATCCTTAATTAAATTTGCGCGTTCATAA